The following proteins come from a genomic window of Actinomarinicola tropica:
- a CDS encoding GNAT family N-acetyltransferase → MRERRALPDGSWVVVRSVEPADRAQLRDGFAALSSESRRRRFLTGVTRLDEDTLDYLTEVDHVGHEAIGVLTDEGEGLGIGRYVRCAAEPDAAEVAITVRDDQQGRGIGTLLLTTLAEEAARHGIRRFVTYVLWENRPMVDLLVAVGGRGRPSEPGLARIDIGLPEPALQGRRDAR, encoded by the coding sequence ATGCGTGAGCGCCGCGCGCTGCCGGACGGCTCGTGGGTCGTGGTGCGCTCGGTCGAGCCCGCCGACCGGGCCCAGCTACGCGACGGCTTCGCGGCGCTGTCGAGCGAGTCGCGCCGTCGCCGCTTCCTGACCGGGGTCACCCGCCTCGACGAGGACACGCTCGACTACCTGACCGAGGTCGACCACGTCGGCCACGAGGCGATCGGGGTCCTGACCGACGAGGGCGAGGGCCTGGGGATCGGGCGCTACGTCCGGTGCGCGGCGGAGCCCGACGCCGCCGAGGTGGCGATCACCGTGCGCGACGACCAACAGGGTCGCGGCATCGGCACGCTGCTCCTCACGACCCTGGCCGAGGAGGCGGCGCGCCACGGCATCCGCCGGTTCGTGACCTACGTGCTCTGGGAGAACCGCCCGATGGTCGACCTCCTCGTCGCCGTGGGTGGGCGGGGCCGTCCGTCCGAGCCGGGTCTGGCCCGCATCGACATCGGCCTCCCCGAGCCCGCTTTGCAGGGTCGGAGGGACGCCCGTTAG
- a CDS encoding AMP-dependent synthetase/ligase, producing the protein MREISGPPMAPIAEESHLLEPLLRWAAEDPQRPLLSHREQDAFVATSAADVLVEVRGVAAGLVACGVSPGDRVAIMSRSRPEWIVLDMAILAAGAATVPVYETSSPDQVAWILSDSGAVLTVVETAAMASLVNGALVIDDGALEELRARGADVDPAEIDRRIGALGRDDVASIVYTSGTTGMPKGCVLTHGNLRVNTLQSLDAARSMLTDDETILIFLPLAHVLTKTVALLSLEWGATLAFATDLAHLAEELPLAQPTIIVSVPRVFEKVHASAQRKAAASHKGKLFEAAELVAAGWSRAHEAGRRRPDLDLGHLAFDHLLYGKISDVFGGRLRVAFSGGSALGERLTRFFHGAGIHIFEGYGLTETSPTLTINTEAHWRPGTVGRPVAGTTIRIADDGEILATGPQVFKGYWRNAEATAEVIDADGWFHTGDLGELEDGYLRITGRKKELIVTAAGKNVAPAPLEDRLRAHPLVSQAIVVGDRRAYVAAMLTVDEEAVHEWASTRGLDVIDLRDPDVDAALRAELQRAVDHANDAVSRAEAIKRFAVLPHDLTVESGELTPTLKVRREVVAAAYGSVIEDLYA; encoded by the coding sequence ATGCGTGAGATCAGCGGTCCCCCGATGGCACCGATCGCCGAGGAGAGCCACCTGCTCGAACCGCTCCTCCGCTGGGCGGCGGAGGACCCGCAGCGCCCGCTCCTCTCGCACCGCGAGCAGGACGCGTTCGTCGCCACCTCCGCCGCCGACGTGCTGGTCGAGGTGCGCGGCGTCGCCGCCGGCCTCGTCGCCTGCGGCGTGTCCCCCGGTGACCGGGTGGCGATCATGTCGCGCTCGCGGCCGGAGTGGATCGTCCTCGACATGGCGATCCTCGCGGCGGGGGCGGCCACCGTCCCGGTGTACGAGACGTCGTCGCCGGACCAGGTGGCGTGGATCCTCTCCGACAGCGGAGCCGTCCTGACCGTGGTCGAGACGGCGGCGATGGCCTCGCTCGTCAACGGCGCGCTGGTCATCGACGACGGCGCGCTCGAGGAGCTGCGGGCCCGTGGCGCCGACGTCGATCCCGCCGAGATCGACCGCCGGATCGGGGCGCTCGGTCGCGACGACGTGGCGAGCATCGTCTACACCTCCGGCACCACCGGGATGCCCAAGGGTTGCGTGCTGACCCACGGCAACCTCCGGGTGAACACGCTGCAGAGCCTCGACGCCGCGCGCTCGATGCTCACCGACGACGAGACGATCCTGATCTTCCTGCCGCTGGCCCACGTCCTGACGAAGACGGTCGCGCTCCTGTCGCTCGAGTGGGGGGCGACGCTGGCGTTCGCCACCGACCTGGCGCACCTGGCCGAGGAGCTGCCGCTGGCCCAGCCGACGATCATCGTCTCGGTCCCCCGGGTGTTCGAGAAGGTGCACGCCTCCGCGCAGCGCAAGGCGGCCGCATCCCACAAGGGGAAGCTGTTCGAGGCCGCCGAGCTGGTGGCCGCCGGCTGGTCCCGGGCCCACGAGGCGGGCCGGCGGCGGCCGGACCTCGACCTCGGGCACCTGGCGTTCGACCACCTGCTCTACGGCAAGATCAGCGACGTGTTCGGCGGTCGCCTGCGGGTGGCGTTCTCCGGCGGCTCCGCGCTCGGGGAGCGGCTCACCCGCTTCTTCCACGGTGCCGGGATCCACATCTTCGAGGGCTACGGGCTCACCGAGACCAGCCCCACGCTGACGATCAACACCGAGGCGCACTGGCGACCGGGCACGGTCGGGCGGCCGGTGGCGGGCACCACGATCCGCATCGCCGACGACGGCGAGATCCTGGCGACCGGGCCGCAGGTGTTCAAGGGGTACTGGCGCAACGCCGAGGCGACCGCCGAGGTGATCGACGCCGACGGGTGGTTCCACACCGGCGACCTCGGCGAGCTCGAGGACGGCTACCTGCGCATCACCGGCCGCAAGAAGGAGCTCATCGTCACCGCCGCCGGCAAGAACGTGGCGCCGGCCCCGCTCGAGGACCGGCTCCGGGCCCACCCGCTCGTCAGCCAGGCCATCGTGGTCGGCGACCGCCGGGCGTACGTCGCGGCGATGCTGACCGTCGACGAGGAGGCCGTGCACGAGTGGGCGTCGACCCGCGGGCTCGACGTGATCGACCTGCGCGACCCCGACGTCGACGCGGCCCTGCGCGCCGAGCTGCAGCGGGCCGTCGACCACGCCAACGACGCGGTGTCCCGGGCCGAGGCGATCAAGCGCTTCGCCGTGCTCCCCCACGACCTCACGGTCGAGTCCGGGGAGCTGACGCCCACGCTGAAGGTCCGGCGCGAGGTGGTCGCCGCGGCCTACGGCTCGGTGATCGAGGACCTGTATGCGTGA
- a CDS encoding HNH endonuclease: MDPGVALSALARAVDLLAAVDLDALDACSEMGLVRDLEVLRRRLDATTDQLAGHLDRSQAYVVDGLASAAVAVRHLGRLPHAEARARVQCARVLRDLPALAAAYRAGDVPTAHVRAVARVARNPRVVDLLPLVEDVIVEMARSEGHDGFCRWLREWERLVDVDGTEQDAETTHARRNGSVVENFDGGFTLTGGFGNLQGAAIAETFERFARAELLADWAEARARLGDAATDADLARTAAQRGADALAAIFARAASTVGRAVPLVNIIVDLHTLETALTGTDEPAEAPQVPRATGPRVCRTVSGVPLAPSDVVAAALAGQVRRVVIDADSNVIDLGRRRRFFTGSAREAAELTNTLAHPDGLRCIWNGCHRQRGLQIDHTVDASRGGPTDQANAAVLCDTHNRLKNHGWHPTRAPDGTWTIHRPDGTPTTPPA; encoded by the coding sequence GTGGATCCGGGGGTCGCGCTGTCGGCGTTGGCCCGGGCGGTGGACTTGCTCGCCGCGGTGGATCTCGATGCGTTGGATGCCTGCTCGGAGATGGGGTTGGTGCGCGATCTGGAGGTCCTGCGCCGCCGGTTGGACGCCACCACCGATCAGCTGGCGGGGCATCTGGACCGCTCTCAGGCGTATGTGGTGGACGGGTTGGCGTCGGCGGCGGTGGCGGTGCGGCACCTGGGCCGTCTCCCACACGCCGAGGCCCGGGCGCGGGTGCAGTGCGCGCGGGTGCTGCGGGACCTGCCCGCGCTCGCCGCCGCGTATCGGGCGGGGGACGTCCCGACCGCACATGTGCGGGCGGTGGCCCGTGTGGCGCGCAACCCCCGAGTCGTGGACCTGTTGCCGCTGGTCGAGGACGTGATCGTGGAGATGGCCCGCAGCGAGGGCCACGACGGGTTCTGTCGGTGGTTGCGGGAGTGGGAACGCCTGGTCGATGTCGACGGCACCGAACAGGACGCCGAGACGACCCACGCACGACGGAACGGGTCGGTGGTGGAGAACTTCGACGGCGGGTTCACCCTCACCGGCGGGTTCGGGAACCTGCAGGGCGCCGCCATCGCCGAGACCTTCGAGCGGTTCGCCCGCGCCGAGCTCCTCGCCGACTGGGCCGAGGCCCGCGCCCGGCTCGGTGACGCCGCCACCGACGCCGACCTGGCCCGCACCGCCGCCCAGCGCGGCGCCGACGCCCTCGCCGCGATCTTCGCCCGCGCGGCCTCCACCGTCGGCCGGGCCGTCCCGCTGGTCAACATCATCGTCGACCTCCACACCCTCGAGACCGCCCTCACCGGCACCGACGAGCCTGCTGAAGCCCCGCAGGTGCCGCGGGCGACCGGGCCGCGCGTCTGCCGCACCGTGTCGGGGGTGCCCCTCGCACCCTCCGACGTGGTCGCCGCGGCACTGGCCGGCCAGGTCCGCCGGGTGGTCATCGACGCCGACTCCAACGTCATCGACCTCGGACGCCGCCGACGGTTCTTCACCGGCTCGGCCCGCGAGGCCGCCGAGCTCACCAACACCCTCGCCCACCCCGACGGACTGCGCTGCATCTGGAACGGCTGCCACCGACAACGGGGCCTGCAGATCGACCACACCGTCGACGCGAGCCGCGGCGGACCCACCGACCAAGCCAACGCCGCCGTGCTCTGCGACACCCACAACCGGCTCAAGAACCACGGCTGGCACCCCACCCGCGCACCCGACGGCACCTGGACCATCCACCGCCCCGACGGCACACCCACCACACCACCCGCATGA
- a CDS encoding SDR family NAD(P)-dependent oxidoreductase — translation MTSRRVALVSDGAGYVGPHLARALAAADHDIVVGDPEDGLVESLQSLGAAVEVVERTRFLVEPDASERLAAAALDRFGRIDAAAAFTGKIVTGRFLSSSLDDLRTAVVGCVEAPYNFLRAVVPVMVEQEGGGQVLVFTSAAGARVTPGAPLYSTARAGATMLVRNVAAEVAGRDVQVNALGTNFIDFDGFVKASRADTPEGRERVEAQVPMGRLGGLEELAHFALPYLDGRSRFTTGQYVSFAGGWA, via the coding sequence GTGACCTCCCGCCGCGTGGCCCTGGTGAGCGATGGTGCGGGCTACGTCGGCCCGCACCTCGCTCGCGCCCTCGCCGCCGCCGACCACGACATCGTCGTCGGCGACCCCGAGGACGGGCTGGTCGAGTCGCTGCAGTCGCTCGGCGCCGCGGTCGAGGTCGTCGAGCGCACCCGGTTCCTCGTGGAGCCCGACGCGTCGGAGCGACTGGCCGCCGCGGCCCTCGATCGCTTCGGCCGCATCGACGCCGCCGCGGCGTTCACCGGCAAGATCGTCACCGGTCGGTTCCTCTCCTCGTCGCTCGACGACCTGCGCACCGCGGTCGTCGGGTGCGTGGAGGCGCCGTACAACTTCCTGCGGGCCGTCGTGCCGGTGATGGTCGAGCAGGAGGGAGGCGGCCAGGTGCTGGTGTTCACCAGTGCCGCCGGCGCCCGGGTGACGCCCGGCGCGCCGCTGTACTCCACCGCGCGTGCGGGGGCCACGATGCTCGTGCGCAACGTGGCGGCCGAGGTCGCCGGGCGCGACGTGCAGGTCAACGCCCTGGGCACGAACTTCATCGACTTCGACGGCTTCGTGAAGGCCAGCCGGGCCGACACGCCCGAAGGGCGGGAGCGGGTCGAGGCCCAGGTGCCCATGGGCCGCCTGGGCGGCCTGGAGGAGCTGGCGCACTTCGCGCTGCCGTACCTCGACGGCCGCAGCCGCTTCACCACGGGCCAGTACGTGTCCTTCGCCGGAGGCTGGGCCTAG
- the def gene encoding peptide deformylase, which translates to MSATEPTSSDHDHGGCAPVTLWGNPVLRKRCTPVTVFDGEVQRLVDQLFETMYAIPTGVGLAANQIGRTERVFVFDCRDGLAAAVVNPTVTVLDADLQEGGEGCLSLPGMGLITTRALRCRVTGQDATGAEIAYEGEGLRARCFQHETDHLNGKLYIDLHPTKVRKRLEDEMRAAEWFGEPALDPTSESYRRAQGDDEDGDEDEGADEV; encoded by the coding sequence ATGAGCGCGACGGAGCCGACCTCGTCCGACCACGACCACGGCGGGTGCGCCCCCGTCACCCTCTGGGGCAACCCGGTGCTGCGCAAGCGGTGCACCCCGGTGACGGTCTTCGACGGCGAGGTCCAGCGCCTCGTCGACCAGCTGTTCGAGACGATGTACGCGATCCCGACCGGGGTCGGGCTCGCCGCCAACCAGATCGGCCGCACCGAGCGGGTGTTCGTCTTCGACTGCCGCGACGGTCTGGCCGCTGCCGTCGTCAACCCGACGGTGACCGTGCTCGACGCCGACCTCCAGGAGGGCGGTGAGGGGTGCCTGTCGCTGCCGGGGATGGGGCTCATCACCACCCGCGCCCTGCGCTGCCGGGTCACGGGCCAGGACGCCACCGGTGCCGAGATCGCCTACGAGGGCGAGGGGTTGCGAGCCCGCTGCTTCCAGCACGAGACCGACCACCTCAACGGGAAGTTGTACATCGACCTGCACCCGACCAAGGTCCGCAAGCGGCTCGAGGACGAGATGCGGGCGGCGGAGTGGTTCGGCGAGCCGGCCCTCGACCCCACCTCGGAGTCCTACCGGCGGGCCCAGGGTGACGACGAGGACGGGGACGAGGACGAGGGGGCGGACGAGGTGTGA
- a CDS encoding acyl-CoA dehydrogenase, whose amino-acid sequence MTLAITDDHKALADTVADFLRKHDARGANRALLDGADPALPSFWSAAADLGWFGLHVPEEHGGSGYGIEELAIVVEQLGRALTPGPFVPSMIASAVIAAAGDDAAADLLPGFADGSTVAGVATGGDLELRDGALHGTAIVVGADLATVLVAAAGEDVVVVDRGAEGVTVPARPSLDPARPAAQVTFDGAAGRVITGAASSLRDLGRVLYSAEAVGLCAEATEMAAAYAKERQQFGRPIAMFQGVKHHCANMAVATELLNSATWDAARAAATGGDQLAYAAAVAASLAAPAADLCANLNTQVHGGIAMTYEHDAHLFMRRATSLLNIVDAEAAARDLVDLTRQGVVRTKSMELPPEAEAIREEVRAFAQSIEGLSDEEKRAKLVETGYAVPHWPKPYGREAKAVEQLVIEQVFAEHGIETPQYGITGWNILTLIQYATEDQVARWVQPALNQEVIWCQLFSEPEAGSDAAGVKTKATRVEGGWLVNGQKVWTSGAHQAGMGFATVRTNPDVPKHDGITMMVIDMHAEGVEVRPIKMPSGQSNFNEVFFTDVFVPDDDVVGPVDGGWTVARATLGNESVSIGGGTGGTPPSALVPLYDAHPERLYGGAARIGRYAAQIQAMGLLNLRSAHRAVAGGEPGPEGAMTKLVLSELGHEAVAIMVELLGDDALFTDGPGAMSSGMALMHRGMSIAGGTSEIKRNQIGERILGLPRDPLLK is encoded by the coding sequence ATGACGCTCGCCATCACCGACGACCACAAGGCCCTCGCGGACACCGTCGCCGACTTCCTCCGGAAGCACGACGCCCGCGGCGCCAACCGCGCCCTGCTCGACGGAGCCGACCCCGCGCTCCCCTCCTTCTGGTCCGCAGCCGCCGACCTCGGCTGGTTCGGGCTCCACGTCCCCGAGGAGCACGGCGGCTCCGGCTACGGGATCGAGGAGCTCGCCATCGTCGTCGAGCAGCTCGGCCGGGCCCTCACCCCCGGGCCGTTCGTCCCGTCGATGATCGCCAGCGCGGTGATCGCCGCCGCGGGTGACGACGCCGCCGCCGACCTGCTCCCGGGGTTCGCCGACGGATCCACCGTGGCCGGCGTCGCGACCGGCGGCGATCTGGAGCTGCGCGACGGCGCGCTCCACGGCACCGCGATCGTCGTCGGCGCCGACCTCGCCACCGTCCTGGTGGCCGCCGCCGGCGAGGACGTGGTGGTGGTGGATCGCGGCGCCGAGGGCGTCACCGTCCCCGCTCGCCCCAGCCTCGACCCGGCCCGTCCCGCCGCCCAGGTCACCTTCGACGGGGCCGCAGGCCGGGTGATCACCGGCGCAGCGTCCTCGCTCCGGGACCTCGGCCGCGTGCTCTACTCCGCCGAGGCGGTCGGCCTGTGCGCCGAGGCCACCGAGATGGCCGCCGCCTACGCGAAGGAGCGCCAGCAGTTCGGTCGCCCCATCGCCATGTTCCAGGGCGTGAAGCACCACTGCGCCAACATGGCCGTCGCCACCGAGCTGCTGAACTCCGCCACGTGGGACGCAGCCCGTGCCGCCGCCACCGGCGGGGACCAGCTCGCCTACGCCGCGGCCGTCGCCGCCTCGCTCGCCGCCCCGGCGGCCGACCTGTGCGCCAACCTCAACACGCAGGTCCACGGTGGCATCGCCATGACCTACGAGCACGATGCCCACCTGTTCATGCGGCGGGCCACGTCGCTGCTCAACATCGTCGACGCCGAGGCCGCCGCGCGTGACCTCGTCGACCTCACCCGCCAGGGCGTCGTCCGCACCAAGTCCATGGAGCTCCCGCCCGAGGCCGAGGCGATCCGCGAGGAGGTCCGGGCCTTCGCCCAGAGCATCGAGGGCCTCTCCGACGAGGAGAAGCGGGCCAAGCTCGTCGAGACCGGCTACGCCGTCCCCCACTGGCCCAAGCCCTACGGACGCGAGGCCAAGGCCGTCGAGCAGCTCGTCATCGAGCAGGTGTTCGCCGAGCACGGCATCGAGACGCCGCAGTACGGGATCACCGGGTGGAACATCCTCACCCTCATCCAGTACGCCACCGAGGACCAGGTGGCCCGCTGGGTGCAGCCGGCGCTGAACCAGGAGGTCATCTGGTGCCAGCTGTTCAGCGAGCCCGAGGCCGGGTCCGACGCTGCCGGCGTGAAGACCAAGGCCACCCGGGTCGAGGGCGGCTGGCTGGTCAACGGCCAGAAGGTCTGGACGAGCGGTGCCCACCAGGCGGGCATGGGCTTCGCCACCGTGCGGACCAACCCCGACGTGCCGAAGCACGACGGCATCACGATGATGGTGATCGACATGCACGCCGAGGGCGTCGAGGTGCGGCCGATCAAGATGCCGTCGGGCCAGTCGAACTTCAACGAGGTGTTCTTCACCGACGTGTTCGTCCCCGACGACGACGTGGTCGGGCCGGTCGACGGTGGCTGGACCGTGGCCCGCGCGACGCTCGGCAACGAGAGCGTGAGCATCGGTGGCGGGACCGGCGGCACGCCGCCCTCGGCGCTGGTGCCGCTCTACGACGCGCACCCCGAGCGGCTCTACGGCGGCGCCGCGCGGATCGGTCGCTACGCCGCGCAGATCCAGGCGATGGGCCTGCTCAACCTGCGCAGCGCGCACCGCGCCGTCGCCGGCGGCGAGCCCGGACCGGAGGGGGCGATGACGAAGCTCGTGCTGTCCGAGCTCGGCCACGAGGCCGTCGCGATCATGGTCGAGCTCCTCGGCGACGACGCCCTCTTCACCGACGGGCCCGGTGCCATGTCGTCGGGCATGGCGCTCATGCACCGCGGCATGTCGATCGCCGGCGGCACGTCCGAGATCAAGCGCAACCAGATCGGCGAGCGGATCCTCGGCCTGCCGCGCGATCCGCTGCTGAAGTAG
- a CDS encoding amidohydrolase family protein, whose amino-acid sequence MTDAATRTYAGEQRMLDADSHVMELADFLDPHIDDAFRPLLRRKGMDALAPVLEKARSQAEARKVDAERAAEAEARLLQDKGWSAVGAFDQQERIRALDLFGFHGQLVFATFATSMFSGRDLDRLYAGAAAQNRAMVDFCSVDDRLLPVGYVPLNDPARALATLEEALELGCDAVMVPSTAAGELAPTHPDLFPVWDTLAQADVPFVLHVGGGGRLLDRAFHNNAMPVSDHLGGGENIRSKDFLAIHHSPELFLGALIYDGIFDRFPTLRGGCIEQGASWVPSWMRHLDYGLRAFRRTEEPLQRLEHQPSDYVRRNLTFTPFPGEPLGWMIEQAGDVFLFSTDYPHPEGGRDPIAKFEEQIGEVSTAQRDAFYYGNMARLLGRRFAAAAA is encoded by the coding sequence ATGACCGACGCCGCGACGCGCACCTACGCCGGCGAGCAGCGGATGCTCGACGCCGACAGCCACGTGATGGAGCTGGCCGACTTCCTCGACCCGCACATCGATGACGCCTTCCGCCCGCTCCTGCGCCGCAAGGGGATGGACGCCCTCGCCCCGGTGCTCGAGAAGGCGAGGTCCCAGGCCGAGGCCCGCAAGGTCGACGCCGAGCGTGCCGCGGAGGCCGAGGCCCGGCTGCTCCAGGACAAGGGCTGGAGCGCGGTCGGTGCGTTCGACCAGCAGGAGCGCATCCGGGCCCTCGACCTGTTCGGCTTCCACGGCCAGCTCGTCTTCGCCACCTTCGCCACCTCGATGTTCAGCGGCCGCGACCTCGACCGCCTGTACGCCGGGGCCGCCGCCCAGAACCGGGCCATGGTCGACTTCTGCTCGGTCGACGACCGCCTGTTGCCCGTCGGCTACGTGCCGCTGAACGACCCGGCGCGGGCGCTCGCCACGCTCGAGGAGGCGCTCGAGCTCGGGTGCGACGCCGTCATGGTGCCCTCCACCGCCGCCGGCGAGCTGGCGCCCACCCACCCGGACCTGTTCCCGGTGTGGGACACCCTGGCCCAGGCCGACGTGCCCTTCGTGCTGCACGTGGGCGGCGGCGGACGGCTCCTCGACCGTGCCTTCCACAACAACGCCATGCCGGTCAGCGACCACCTGGGCGGTGGCGAGAACATCCGCTCCAAGGACTTCCTCGCCATCCACCACTCGCCCGAGCTGTTCCTCGGCGCCCTGATCTACGACGGCATCTTCGACCGCTTCCCCACGCTGCGGGGCGGCTGCATCGAGCAGGGCGCGTCCTGGGTGCCGTCGTGGATGCGCCACCTCGACTACGGCCTCCGCGCCTTCCGCCGCACCGAGGAGCCGCTGCAGCGCCTCGAGCACCAGCCGAGCGACTACGTCCGCCGCAACCTCACCTTCACGCCGTTCCCGGGCGAGCCCCTCGGCTGGATGATCGAGCAGGCGGGGGACGTGTTCCTCTTCTCCACCGACTACCCGCACCCCGAGGGCGGCCGGGACCCGATCGCCAAGTTCGAGGAGCAGATCGGCGAGGTCTCGACGGCGCAGCGCGACGCCTTCTACTACGGGAACATGGCGCGGCTCCTCGGCCGCCGGTTCGCCGCCGCCGCGGCGTGA
- a CDS encoding porin PorA family protein — translation MPPPHRFPRWALIVPAALVLAALAWVVFAVPALVRYPTDLEVSPRYEGTFTLFVDPTSAAPLDEPVEVPLVVERHIEVDGDESSRDLAVVEETIRQEAGDLFETTQTNVYVMDRRSLENVADDRAYAFEPSNVVDRSPAYRLNLPFDLGEDDTNPIYKNEIAATYDMRPDPDGATEEVGGLTLHPFVAELDEAPIDAAYLEELGQVVPLPRELTFEQLEPHLAAAGIDVTELLAELGPVLAPEDLDTLVALTEETIPLDYVMSFEGRAGIELTTGAEVDVGASESVGARPRLAAEDELRAVLGRYPEVPAAAEAATALDEVLDGPPVRLFEYSYDQTAASVEDVADTVADLRQQVDLATTWVPAGLAALAVVVLGAGLVVHGRRRSHA, via the coding sequence GTGCCGCCACCCCACCGGTTCCCTCGCTGGGCCCTGATCGTCCCCGCCGCCCTCGTGCTGGCCGCGCTCGCCTGGGTCGTGTTCGCCGTCCCGGCGCTCGTCCGCTACCCGACCGACCTCGAGGTCTCCCCCCGGTACGAGGGCACGTTCACGCTCTTCGTCGACCCGACCTCCGCGGCGCCGCTCGACGAACCGGTCGAGGTCCCGCTCGTCGTCGAGCGGCACATCGAGGTCGACGGCGACGAGAGCAGCCGCGACCTGGCGGTCGTCGAGGAGACGATCCGCCAGGAGGCCGGCGACCTGTTCGAGACCACGCAGACCAACGTCTACGTCATGGACCGGCGGTCGCTCGAGAACGTCGCCGACGACCGGGCCTACGCGTTCGAGCCGAGCAACGTCGTCGACCGCTCGCCCGCGTACCGCCTCAACCTCCCGTTCGACCTCGGCGAGGACGACACGAACCCGATCTACAAGAACGAGATCGCGGCCACCTACGACATGCGACCGGACCCCGACGGCGCGACCGAGGAGGTCGGCGGGCTGACCCTGCACCCGTTCGTCGCCGAGCTCGACGAGGCACCGATCGACGCCGCGTACCTCGAGGAGCTCGGCCAGGTCGTGCCGCTGCCCCGTGAGCTGACGTTCGAGCAGCTGGAGCCGCACCTCGCCGCAGCCGGCATCGACGTCACCGAGCTGCTCGCCGAGCTCGGGCCGGTGCTCGCGCCCGAGGACCTCGACACGCTCGTCGCCCTCACCGAGGAGACGATCCCGCTCGACTACGTCATGTCGTTCGAGGGCCGGGCAGGGATCGAGCTGACGACGGGCGCGGAGGTGGACGTCGGCGCGAGCGAGTCGGTCGGGGCGCGCCCGCGGCTCGCCGCCGAGGACGAGCTGCGGGCGGTGCTCGGTCGGTACCCGGAGGTGCCGGCCGCGGCGGAGGCCGCGACGGCGCTCGACGAGGTGCTCGACGGACCGCCGGTGCGGCTCTTCGAGTACAGCTACGACCAGACGGCGGCCTCGGTGGAGGACGTGGCGGACACGGTCGCCGACCTGCGACAGCAGGTCGACCTGGCGACCACCTGGGTACCGGCCGGGCTCGCCGCGCTCGCGGTCGTGGTGCTCGGTGCCGGGCTCGTCGTGCACGGACGGAGGCGCAGCCATGCGTGA
- a CDS encoding TetR/AcrR family transcriptional regulator, with translation MLLDVAGDLAMTDGPEAVTMDAVAARAGVSRPLVYKHFANRDVLLDELYRREARRLHRELSGKVEAADGVEAMFRALVRGALDASGDRSHLLAVMRRGTWSRAVRGEQRDRDELTTRAFSRVVVAELGVERARATPVVALLLSLVDGVLAQWRLDPTAHRAEVLEAAYMEIVRGALVALADPPDR, from the coding sequence ATGCTGCTCGACGTCGCCGGCGACCTGGCGATGACCGACGGGCCCGAGGCGGTGACGATGGACGCGGTGGCGGCCCGGGCCGGGGTCAGCCGCCCGCTCGTCTACAAGCACTTCGCCAACCGCGACGTGCTGCTCGACGAGCTCTACCGACGCGAGGCCCGGCGCCTCCACCGCGAGCTGAGCGGCAAGGTCGAGGCGGCCGACGGCGTCGAGGCGATGTTCCGTGCCCTCGTGCGCGGGGCGCTCGACGCATCGGGCGATCGCAGCCACCTCCTCGCCGTCATGCGACGGGGGACGTGGAGTCGAGCCGTGCGCGGCGAGCAACGTGACCGCGACGAGCTGACCACGAGGGCGTTCTCACGGGTGGTCGTCGCCGAGCTCGGCGTGGAGCGGGCCCGTGCGACCCCGGTCGTCGCGCTGCTCCTCTCGCTCGTCGACGGCGTGCTCGCCCAGTGGCGCCTCGACCCGACGGCGCACCGTGCCGAGGTGCTCGAGGCCGCGTACATGGAGATCGTGCGGGGAGCGCTCGTCGCGCTTGCCGACCCGCCCGATCGGTGA